The following is a genomic window from Bacteroidia bacterium.
CGAGGAGGAAATGCAGGCGTGGTGGCGCGAACGGAAGTCCGAGTTTACGCTGCCTCCGCGTGTGAAGATCGCGGAGATATTCACCCACACCGAGAAAATGTCCATGATTTTCAGGGACAGTCTCTACGCCGGCTACGACTTCGGTTATCTTGCCTCGCGCTATACGCAGCGACCCGGGTATTTCCGCAATAATGGCGAGTGGGATTTCATGGATTACAATCAGAATGAACTTGCGCGCACCGCGGCCGGCATGGCTGTCGGGCAGATCGCCGGTCCCATTCCCTTCGAAGGCGGTTTTTCTCTCATCAAGGTGCTCGACAAGCATGATGCGCGTGAGCAGACGTGGGAGGAGGCCCGGTCCTCCGTGATCGGTATGTACAAGAGCGAACGGGCCGCCGCGCGTCGGGCCGAATGGGTGCGTGAACTTCGGGCCCGGCATCAGGTTGTGGAGTATCCCGGCAATCTGGACGCGGCCTTTCCGCCGGTGAAAATGGAGAACTGATTTTCGCCTTGTTCCGTGACGCAACGCTTCCGTATTCTATAGTTATTTGGAAAAAATTCATGCGCTACATCCTTGCTCTTTCGTTTCTCTTCCTCGCCTCCGTTGTGCAGGCGCAGGAGACGCGCGTGCTGGATCGCATCGTTGCAGTGATCGGAGACGAAATCATCACCGAATCCGAACTACAGCTGCAGTTGCTGCAGCGGGGCATATCACCCGCCGGCGACAAGAAGGATGAGGAGCGGCGTATGCAGCTGCTGCAGGCAATGATGAATGACAAGCTCATTCTCGCGCAGGCGGTGCTTGACAGCGTGAACATCCCGCAGGAGGAGGTCACGCGTCGCCTGGAGGAACAGTTGCGCCGTCTCATCCAGCAGTTCGGCTCCGAAAGCAGACTCGAGCAGGTGGCGGGCATGAGCCTCGCCCAGATGAAGCGCGAGTTCCGCGAGGATATTCGGAAGCGCTTGATGATTGAATCCATTCAGCAGCAGAAATTCGGTGTCACGGAAATCACGCATCGCGAGGTGCTGGATTTTTTCGCGGTGTATGCCGACACGCTGCCGCCCGTTCCGGAGCAGGTGGAGTTGCGGCAAATCGCCCTGTTCCCCAAAGTCACCGAGCAGTTTCGCGAAGCCGCACGCGCGAAAGCGCTTGCGCTGCTGGATTCTCTCCGTGCGGGCGCGCTGTTCGAGGATCTGGCGCGGCGCTACAGCGACGATGCCGGAAGCGCCCGCAACGGCGGCAATCTCGGGCTCGCACGGCGCGGGGTGTTCGTGAAGGAATTCGAAGAAGCGGCGTTCGCTCTCGAACCCGATCAACTCTCCTCTGTGGTAGAAACCCAATTCGGCTTTCACATCATCAAGCTGCTCGAAAAGAAGGGCGAGGCCATTCGTCCCAGCCATATCCTGATCAAGGTGGAGAAAACCGGAGAGAGCGATCAGTATGTGATAGATTCACTGAAGGCGCTGCGGCAGCGCATTCTTGACGGCGCGTCGTTCGAGGAAATGGCCCGTCGTTACTCCGAAGACGAGGAGACGCGCAAGCGCGGCGGCAATCTCGGGATTATCGATGTGGCCGAATTGACGGACGAGATGAAGGCCGTGCAGCAGAATCTTTCGGCAGGCAGCATCTCGGAACCGGTGAAAATCACCCTCGACAAGGATTACGCCTACGCCATCATTGAGCTGGTGCAGCGCATACCGCAGCATGCCGCCACGCTGGAACGCGATTATCAGCGTATCGCGAATTATGCCAAGATCATCAAGCAGAACCGGCAGTATGCCGAGTGGATCGAGAAGATCAAGGATAACGTGTACTGGAAAATCAATATGTGAGTGATGGATCGTCCGCTTCGACGCAAGGCCGCGTCGGCGCCGGCGTGACGGATCTTTGTATTCTCATGAACGGGTCGCCACGTGTACAGCACTCTTCGCGGAAGGCGGTTGGCGGACCGACGTACGAAACGTATTTGTGTAGCGCGGAGCAAAGTGAGTACTCTGAACATCGCATTTGAAGAACATGACCTGCCGAACGGCCTGCACGTCATACTGCACCGTGACGCCACATTGCCCATTGTCGCCGTCAACCTCTGGTATCATGTCGGATCGAAGAACGAACACGAGGGCGAGACCGGTTTCGCGCATCTGTTCGAGCACATGATGTTTCAGGGCTCGGAGAACGTGCCGGCCAACATGCATTTTCATCACGTGCAAAGCGCAGGCGGCACACTCAACGCCTCCACGTCCTTCGATCGGACCAACTACTACA
Proteins encoded in this region:
- a CDS encoding peptidylprolyl isomerase, translating into MRYILALSFLFLASVVQAQETRVLDRIVAVIGDEIITESELQLQLLQRGISPAGDKKDEERRMQLLQAMMNDKLILAQAVLDSVNIPQEEVTRRLEEQLRRLIQQFGSESRLEQVAGMSLAQMKREFREDIRKRLMIESIQQQKFGVTEITHREVLDFFAVYADTLPPVPEQVELRQIALFPKVTEQFREAARAKALALLDSLRAGALFEDLARRYSDDAGSARNGGNLGLARRGVFVKEFEEAAFALEPDQLSSVVETQFGFHIIKLLEKKGEAIRPSHILIKVEKTGESDQYVIDSLKALRQRILDGASFEEMARRYSEDEETRKRGGNLGIIDVAELTDEMKAVQQNLSAGSISEPVKITLDKDYAYAIIELVQRIPQHAATLERDYQRIANYAKIIKQNRQYAEWIEKIKDNVYWKINM